The Sphingomonas naphthae nucleotide sequence GGGCGATCGGGAGCGGGGGACGCGGCACGACGCGATCCATAAAGGGGGCGAGCGGTTTTGCCAGCCTCCCTCCATCTTCGTCACCCCGGACTTGTTCCGGGGTCCACGGCACCCCGATCGCGGCGCCGAATCACAGCCGATATCGCCTGCGGCCCGGTGGACCCCGGAACAGGTCCGGGGTGACGGCCGGGGGTATGGCATGGCTATCCGCTCTTGACCCGCCCCGCCCTCCTCGCCCTCCTCACCGGGCTCGCCCTCCTCACCGCCATCGCCTCGCTCGGCCTCGGCGCGGTGCCGATCTCGCCCGCGCGCATCTGGGCGGCGTTCGCGGGCCATGGCGACCGGATCGCCAGCGCCATCCTGTTCGACCTGCGCATCCCCCGCACCCTGCTCGGCCTGCTCGTCGGCGCGATGCTCGGGCTCGCCGGGGCGGCGTTGCAGGGGTATCTGCGCAACCCGCTGGCCGAGCCGGCGGTGCTGGGCGCCTCCAACGCCGCCGCGCTGGGCGCCGTGGGTGCGCTGTATTTCGGGCTGGCGGAGATCAACACGCTCCTGTTGCCGGCCCTGGCCATCGTCGCCGGGCTGCTGGCGCTGGCGTTGCTGTTCCTGCTCGCCGGTCGATCGGAAAGTCCGCTCGGCCTGATTCTCGCCGGCATCGCCGTCTCGACCTTGGCGGGCGCCGGCATCAGCCTCGCCCTCAACCTGTCGCCCAATCCGTTCGCGGCGATGGAGATCATGAGCTGGCTGATGGGGTCGATCGAGAATCGCGCCTATAGCCATGTCTGGATCGCCTTGCCCTGCATCCTTGTCGGCGGCGGGCTGCTGCTGTTCGACGGCCGCGCGCTGGACGCGCTGACCCTGGGCGAGGACGCCGCGCAGGCGCTGGGGGCCGATCTGCGCGCGGTGCGGCTGCGGATGCTGCTGGGGGTCGCGATCGGCGTCGGCGGGGCGGTGGCGGTATCGGGGGCGATCGGCTTCGTCGGGCTGATCGTGCCGCATCTGGTGCGCCCGCTCACCGATCGCAGCCCTTCGGCCATCCTCCTCCCCTCCGCGCTGGCCGGCGCCGCGCTGCTGACGGCGGCCGACATCGGCGTGCGGCTGATGCCGACCAGCGCCGAACTCAAGCTGGGCGTCGTCACCGCCTTCCTCGGCGTGCCGGTGTTCCTGGCGCACCTGACGCGGGCGCGGCGCTTATGGTGACGATCGCGCTCGATCGCGTCTCGGTGCGCCTCGGCCGGCGGGCGGTGGTGGAGCAGGTCTCCGCCACCCTCACGCCGGGATCGCTCGTCGGCATCATCGGCCCCAATGGCGCGGGCAAATCCACGCTCGTCCGCGCCATGCTCGGGTTG carries:
- a CDS encoding FecCD family ABC transporter permease encodes the protein MTRPALLALLTGLALLTAIASLGLGAVPISPARIWAAFAGHGDRIASAILFDLRIPRTLLGLLVGAMLGLAGAALQGYLRNPLAEPAVLGASNAAALGAVGALYFGLAEINTLLLPALAIVAGLLALALLFLLAGRSESPLGLILAGIAVSTLAGAGISLALNLSPNPFAAMEIMSWLMGSIENRAYSHVWIALPCILVGGGLLLFDGRALDALTLGEDAAQALGADLRAVRLRMLLGVAIGVGGAVAVSGAIGFVGLIVPHLVRPLTDRSPSAILLPSALAGAALLTAADIGVRLMPTSAELKLGVVTAFLGVPVFLAHLTRARRLW